The window CTGGATCAACTGAAGAATACGGTTCAGGTATTATCAAAATTGATGGAATGACAAGACAAAACATTGGAGCTGGAATTGGTGATAAAATTTCTATAAAATCTGTAGAAGCTGCAGCTGCTGAACAAATTACTTTATCTCCTACTGAAAAACTAGCTATCGATGAAGAGCAATTACATGATGTAATGATTACAAATTTCCAAAACCATGTATTCACTGTTCATGATTCAATTCAACTACCAACTCAAATGGGAGGAAAAATTCAATTTATTATAACTAATACAAAACCATCAAAACCAGTAATTGTAACTGAAAGTACTATATTCAAACTTGGTTCTATGACTAAAGCAATTGATTCCACTATTCCTAGAATTACATATGATGAACTAGGAGGTTTAAAAAATGAAGTTAGAAAAATTAGAGAAATGGTTGAATTGCCGATGAGACACCCCGAATTATTTGAGAAAATAGGTGTAGAAGCACCAAAAGGTGTTTTGTTATATGGTCCACCTGGAACAGGAAAAACCCTATTGGCAAAAGCAGTTGCCGGAGAGACAAGTGCTCACTTTATTTCACTTAGTGGACCTGAAATTATGGGAAAATATTATGGAGAGAGTGAAGAAAAATTAAGAGAGATTTTCAAACAAGCAGAGGAAAATTCTCCAAGTATAGTATTCATTGATGAAATTGATTCTATTGCACCAAAACGAGATGAGGTTTCTGGAGAGGTAGAAAAAAGAATTGTTTCACAACTTTTGACATTAATGGATGGTATGAAAAGTAGAGGCAAAGTTGTAGTAATTGCAGCTACTAATAGACCAGATTCAATTGACCCTGCTCTTAGAAGACCTGGTAGATTTGACAGAGAAATTGAAATTGGAATTCCAGATGATGAAGGAAGACATGAAATTCTTTCAATTCACACACGTGGAATGCCAATTGATGAAAAAGTGGATCTTAAACAAATTGCCAAAATAACACATGGATTTGTAGGAGCTGATCTTGAAATGTTATCCAAAGAGGCAGCAATGCGATCTTTACGAAGAATTTTACCCGACATTAATCTCAGCGAAGAAAAAGTATCTACAGAAATTCTTCAGAAAATAAAAATTACAAGTGATGACTTTAGAGATGCATTAAAAGAAATAAGACCAAGTGCATTACGTGAAGTTCAAGTACAAATTCCAAATGTTAATTGGGATGATGTAGGAGGTCTTGATGAATTAAAAGAAGAATTACGTGAAGCTATAGAATGGCCAATTAAACACAAAGAAGCTTTTGAATATGTTAATGTCGAAGCTCCAAAAGGAATTTTACTTCACGGTCCACCTGGAACTGGAAAGACAATGATTGCAAAAGCATTAGCAACAATGACTGATTCAAACTTTATCAGTATTAAAGGTCCAGAATTACTTTCAAAATGGGTGGGTGAATCTGAAAAAGGAGTTAGAGAGATTTTCAGAAAAGCCAGACAAGCAGCACCATGTATAATATTTCTAGATGAAGTTGATGCACTCGTACCAAGAAGAGGTAGTGGAGATTCAGGTTCACATGTAACTGAAAATGTTGTATCCCAAATTCTTACAGAGATAGATGGATTAGAAGAATTACATAATGTCTTGATAATTGGTGCTACAAATAGATTAGATATTGTTGATGAGGCATTACTAAGGCCTGGAAGATTTGATAGAATTATTGAAGTTCCAAATCCAGATTCAAAAGGAAGAGAACAGATATTTAAAATTCATTCAAAAAAGAAACCACTATCAAATGATGTAGACATAACAAAAATTGTTGAACTAACAAATGGATTTAGTGGTGCTGAGATCGCTGCAATAGCAAATAGGGCTGCAATTCTTGCCTTGAAAAGACATGTTAGCACTAAATCAAAAAACATCAAAGACATCAAAATTACTCAGCAAGATATTCTTGATTCAATTGATAAGGTAAAACCTAGAAAAAAAGAGATGCCTATGACTCAATCGATAAAATAGTCTAAATACTAAGAAGGTTGACGACAAATAATGAAATTATATCTTGATTTTGAGCCATGCAAAGAATGTAATGTCATGATGAATGAGCTAAGTAGCCCAGAAATGTTATTTGCAGATGCAAAGAAAAGAGCTGATGAATCTGCCAAATTTCTTAGGCATCTTACCTACAATCATAATGAAGTAGTGCAAGCTGTAATGGAAGATCTACCTAAACAAAAAAGAGATCAAGAGTTTGATTTCTTCAAGTAAATTTTTTCAATTATTATTTTAAGAAACAAATTTTATAAAGTAAATAATAGAAATTATAAATCTTATACGCGAATTTATAATTTCTATATTTGATAAATCAATTTATTAAATTTATCAATTAACCTGATCTAATATGAAAATTAAAACAACAATTACATTCTCTTTTGATACAATCTAACTCAATATTATGATTACATATTCCACACTGACAATGAATTAATTTAACACTCATTTTATTTACTCTGTAATTTTTAATGTTTTTTTGATTAACGTTACTCTGTTTCTTATTGTCACATCACTTACTCCAGCTTCACTTGAAAATTTCTTCTGGCTGATTTTTTCATTATTAATCATACATGCAATATACAAAGAAGCAGCTGCCTGTGCTACGGGATGTTTCCCCGCAGTTATCTCTTTTAATTCACAACGTTTTAAAATATCAAATGCATCTCGTTTTGTTTTTTCTTTTAAATTCATATTATTTGATATTTTGGAAATAAAAGATGAAGTGTCATATTGGTTTAATTTTAATCCCAATTTTTTGATAATTGTTCTTAAATCTCTGGATAAAATTCTTCTTTCAATATTTCCTGCATCTGCAATATCATCTAATGTTCTAGGAATATTGTTTTCTCTACAAGCAGCATACAAAGATGCAGAAATTAATGAAGCCATTGTTCTACCCCTTGTAAGTTTTGAATTTACTGCTTTTCTGTAAATATATGCAGCATTTTCAATAACATTATCTGGAATTCCTAATTTTGTTTTCATTGCATTCAATAAAGTAAATGCTTTGCTAAGTGCTACAGTTGATCTAGATTTACTTCTTTGATCCCATGTCCGAAGTCTATTAAATTCATATTTTGTTTTACTTGATAAAGTATTACCAGAAGAATCTTTGTTTATACCTATTACAGTTGATAATCCTTTGTCATGCATGGTTAATGATGTTGCAGGACCAGTTCTTGTCAATTTCATAAAATCCTCTTGACTGTAACCGTTACTTTCATGTGAAATATCAGACATGTTTTGCACTAGCACAAGACCGCATCCCCCACAAAACATTTCTCCTCTCTCTGAATCTGTAATTATGGGATAGGTTTTGCAAGCATCTAGTTCACACTTGACATCATAATCATTTGAATAATTTACTAACACTACTATTCTTTAATATCGTTAATAAAATAAAAACAGATTGAATTAGGTAATTTTGATACAAAAAATTAACTTTGATAACATAAAATTCCTCCAAATTCATTGAGAGTGATTTCTATTTTGTATAGAAACTACATTGTAATAAACGTTAAAAATTTTTAAAAATTAAAAATAAGAAATACTAGAAAAGAATTATTCTTTTCGAATAGATTCTAAAGAATGTCCACGATTAACAATCATCTGAGTAATGGCCTCAGTTGTATAGTCAATACCATGTTCTTCTGCAAAATGCTCTCTTAATTTTTCGAGTAATCCTATGTTCTTTGCTCCTTCTAAAACAAAATCACATTCAAACCCGTAATCTTCACATCGTAGTTTTAACGTCATTCTCTTTTCAAAAATTATTGAACCTATAAAAATCATAAGTTTAATGTTCAAAACTAGCTGAATTTAGCCTCAATTTTGAAAAAGATCAATATTAAACCACATTAATAATATCAAATACTTCAAAAAATTAGAAGATAGTAATGAAAGGTCTAGAGTTTATTTTTTTAGCAGTAGGTTCTGTTATTGGAGCTTTTCTAAGATACAAAATCACAGAATCCCCATTATTGTTTAATGCTTTACCTCTTAATGTTTTGATTGTTAATGTTATTGGAGCCTTCATCTTAGGAATGTTTGTAATTGTATCAGAACAATGGAATCTTGATGGAAGATATTCACTATTAGCTGCCATTGGTTTTTGTGGTTCACTTACTACAATGTCATCTTTTGCACTTGATTCTAGTAACCTTTTGGATAATCATCATTATGGTACTTTGGCGATTAATTTAATTGCAAACACAGGATTATCTATTGGTGCACTGATTGGTGGCAAATCATTAATGTCTGCTATAGTAAATGGATAATTAAGAATAAGGGCTGTATTTTTTATATACTTTGATTACAGATTCATGATACATTTTTCTAATATCTTCATCTGTAGATATAGCAAGTTGATTTACAAGATCAGTGGCGGTAATGATTCCTATTACTTGATCATCTTCAATGACTGGCAACTTTCGAATTCCTCTGGTATACATTAGATCAGCTACCATCCATACTGATTCATCTGGACCAATTGCAAGTAAAGGTGATGACATTATCTGTTTTACAGGTGTTGTAATATGGTAAGCATGAGCTACAATCTTTACTGCAAAATCTCGATCTGTAACTATTCCTATTGCAGAATTATTTTCCATTACGATTACAGCACCTACTCTAGCATCTTCCATTAGTTTTGCTGCTTCATTTACTGTAAGAGATGAATCTACTGCAATTACTGATTTTGTCATAACATCTCTAACTGTAATTTTATCAGCATCCGTCATATTCAAATTGATATTAGACTTTATCTATATTAGTGACTGGCATAATCTCACTGCTGAAAATCAAAAACGATAATGTTGTAATATATCTTAAGCATAGTTCATTAATCAATTGATTGTGTATAATATAAAAAAATTCTTGTCCCACTTGATGGTTCTAAAAATTCTTTGAGAGGTTTAGATGAGGCAATTTATCTTGCAAGACAATGTCATGCAACAATTACAGGTTTGTATATTGTCCCATTAGCTAAACCTGTAACAGACTCACAAATTTCTTACATTGAAAAACATCTACTAAATAATGCATCAAAATTTATGTCAAAAGCAAAAATTCGTGCAGCACAAAATGGCATTGTTTTTGATGATGCAATAGATTATGGTGATGAAGGACCAAAAATCATAAACTATTCAAATAAAAAATTATTTGATATTATTGTAATCGGTTCTAGAGGCATGGGTTCAATTAAAGAGACATTTCTTGGAAGTACTTCCAATTATGTACTACACAAATCTCAAATTCCTGTTCTAATAGTAAAATAATTAATTTTTATTAATAGATAATTTCTTCTTTGAAAATAAGGATCTTATTTATTAGAAGAAAATCTAATCATTATCGTATGGCCCACACATTTGTAAAAGATGTAATGATTAGTGATTTAGCATCTCTAGATTATTCCACTTCAATTAAGGATGCTGCTAAATTAATGGATGAAAAAAATGTTGGCTGCATAATTGTTACTAAAAACAAATTACCAATAGGTATTTTGACAGAAAGGGATTTTGTTAAACGTATAGCAGCTAAAGAAAAACTATTGACATCTCCAATAGAGGAAGTAATGTCTTCACCGATAATTGAAATAGATCCAAACGAAACGGTTTGGGAAGCAGCACAAATAATGAAAACAAAGAATATTCATAAACTACCTGTTAAAAAAGATAACCAAATTATTGGAATAGTAACAACTACAGATTTAGTAAAAATTTGTAGTGTTGGCTCTGATTCCGAAATGAGGAGAATTTGTGATCAAATAATTACTAGAATGCAAAAACAATAGAGCTTGAAAAATGGTTTTCTCTTATCATGTAATTAAATTTGAATCAATTTCATTTTTACAAGGAACACATTGGTCTCAATCAATAGGAGATAAAGGAATTTTATACAAATCTATCAAGGATCCTTATTCGAAATTAATTATTGAATCATCAGATAATTCAGAAAAACTATTCCATGTCCCTAAAGATAGAACAGTAATTGTAGTAAACAAAGTTGTACACTTCCTTGGAGAATTAGTTTAAAATCTTATTTTACTAATAATACAGGACATTTTGCTTGTTCAGAAACTCTTCTACTAACACTTCCTAATGTCATTAATTTTTCTACTCCATGTAAACCCTGGCTACCAATTACTATTAATGAAATATTTTTCTTTTTTACAAAATTCAAAATTTCATTTGCAACATTACCCTGTGAAATGTTGTATGATGCAGTAATTCCATTTTCATCACATCTTTTAACAGCCATTTTCAACATGGTTTCTGTATCTTTTCTAATTGTTTTTATCCATTTTTTTATAGCATCTTTCTCAGATTTTGTTCTCGTTAATCCTAGAATTCCAGGAGGTGAAATGTAACTTTGATGAACAACAGAAAATAAAAAAATCTCTGAATCAAGATTGTGTGCAAGTTCCATCGCTCTAGATAATGCCTTAATTGAATATTTAGAACCATCATATGGAACAAGAATTTTGCTTAACATTTTTGAAAACATTACTATCACTATTTTATTACCAATACAGGAATTTTTGATTTATGAATTATGGCTTTTGCAACACTTCCCAAAAATGCTTCTTTTAGTCCGCTTTGACCTCTGGAACCGATTACAATAATATCAAATCCTTTGTTTTTAGCCATATAATCAATTTCCATTATTGGACTTCCGAAAATAATTTTAGATTTAAACACAATTCCTTTTTGAGCACATGTAGTTTTTGCAGACTCCATAAATTTTTTAGCTGATTTAGTAAGATGAATCTGATATGGCATAATGATATCTGTAAAATTTCTTGGGTATATTGGAATTACATACAAACCTGTAATTGTTGCATGACATTGTCTTGCAAGATAAATTGCCTCATCTAAACCTCTCAAAGAATTTTTAGAACCATCAAGTGGGACAAGAATTTTTTTAATGTTTTTCCTAATCATTAAAGAATAATCTGTAGATTTATGATTTAATACCAAAATAAGATTATCAATTGTAATAATCAAACCATAATATTCAAAATAATCACACCCAATCAGAAAAAAATCTTTCTAGAATTAACAGTATTTTAAAATGAAATTCTAGAATCTAGTTAAATATCAATAATACATGAAAATTATCATGAGAAAATCCCTTTACATGAATATACTAGTTCCACTTGATGGTTCCAAGTATTCTGAAAAAGCACTTTTACATGCATGTGATATGGCCAAAAGCTATCAATCTCATTTGATACTTTTGTATGTAGTTGAAAAATCTCTTCCAATTAATCTATTAGATAGAAAAGAATATCTTGAAATTTTAAGAAAATTTGGAAATAAAGTTTTGATTAAAGGTAAGGATATGACTATCCAACATGGTGTTGATTCAACAATAATTATAAAAGAAGGAAATATTGTAAATGAAATAATTAAACTTGCAAAAAATAAAAAATGTAATTTAATAATTTTGGGTAGTAAAGGAATGGGAGCAACCGCAAGATTTTTTCTTGGTAGTGTTTCAAATAAATTAGCAAATAATTCTCCCTGCTCTATTCTAATTATAAAATAATCTAAGCACTTGCAATAGCATTTACGATATCTGTTTTGGTGATAATTCCTACCAGCTTTGATTTTTTAACAACAGGTAACCCACTAATTCCGTTTCTTATCATCAGTAGTACCGCTACTCCAACATCTTCATCAGCTTCAATTGTTACTGGGTTTGATGACATTATATCCACTGCTTTGAAATGAAGAAGATGATTCATTTGATTTACTCGAAATTCATCAACACTACTTTTCATTTTATAATTTTCAACCTCTTTTGGATCAGCTGATTGAGATATCCAAAAAGGTAGTTTTGCTGGAACAAAATCTCTAAATGTGATAATTCCTACAGGTATTCTATTACGCTGAATAACAATCCTTGCAATTCTATTATGAATTAACAAGCTTTCTACATATAATAACGAGTCACCTGGCATGGCTGTGATAACATTTCTAGTCATAATTTTTGAAACTTTAAGAGGGGATACTGCATGTGTTAAAAAAATAGATGCAAGATCTGTCTTGGTGATTATACCTTCTAAAACACCATTATTTCCTAATACTATGATAGAACTAATATGATTTTTTTTCATCAGTTTAGCACAATCATAAATTGAATCAGTTTTCTTTATTGTAATTAATTTTTTGACATAAAACCAGAGACCTTAACTGTATTGATTGATTTGTCTCCAAGCGCAAAGATGGTTTTTGCTACATCTTTTTCAGTAATTATTCCAACTGGATGTTTTTTAGAATCTATTACAACAAGTCGTTTTAAGTTATGTCTAAGTAAAACTTGTCTGGCATCCAATATGCTAGTATTTGGACTAATAGTAACAGTTTTTTTAATTATGATTTTGTTAAGATCAGTATTTTTTAGCAGCATTAACAGAAAATGAATTTAATTAGTTAAATATGTCAACTCAAATATCATCAATGAAAATCAATCATGAAAATCTAGTGGTCTCTTATAATTTAAAATAGGGAGATACTAAAACAAGTATAGCAAAATGATTACTGATACAATTCATGGACATATGAAAGATATTCAATCTACCAAAATTAAATCTCTAATTTCTAAGGCAACTATTATAGAACCAACTGATACTCTCTCACATGTAATTAACAAAATTACTAAAAATAATTCTTATGATGTTTTTTATATAAAAGATAAAAAAATACTTTCTACAAACATTAGAGCATTACTAGATGCCAAAAATATCAATACTATGAAAGTAGAATCATTTCTTTACCCAATTCCACATGTGACACAAAACGATTCCGTTCAAAAAGTTGCAAACATTATCACTCATTACAGAATTAGGGAAGTTCCCGTAGTTGATAAAAATAAAATAATTGGTGTAGTTGCAGCACAAAGAATAATTAAATTACTATCTTCAATTGATAACAAATGGATTAAAGCCAGTCTAATTTATACTCAAAATCCCATAACCGTACCTTCTGATGAAACTATCAGTAATGCAAGACGAATCATGACTACTAAACGAATTGATCATTTACCAGTACTAAATCAGAGTAAAATCAAACAAGTCCTTACATCATATCATATCTTACAATCAATCACGCCTTCAGAAAAACAAGGACGAAAATCTATGGGCTCAAAAACAACACATGCATTAGAATTTAAGATTGGAAACATTGGTAGCACAAGGATCCCACAATGTTCTGCTAACGATGATTTAAATAAAATTATTAATTCTATGCTTAAAGCAGATACAACATGTTGTCTAGTTAATCTTCAAGGTACTCTTCAAGGTATTATCACTTTCAGAGATATTCTTGGTTTACTCGCATCAAAATTAGAAACTCCGATTCCATTATACATAGTTGGTATGCCAGATGATCAACAAAATGTAAATTTGATAAGTTCAAAATTTAGTAAAACTCTCAAAAGGTTACAACAAGTCTATACAGAAATACATGAAGCTAGAGTTTCAATAAAACAACAAAGATCTGGAAATAAAAAAGAAGGAAAATATGAAGTAACTATAATGATCATAACTCCACATCATACCCCTTTGATCTATAATTCAGTAGGTTTTGATCTAAGTGAAGTTTTAGAAGATCTCAGTGAAAAATTACTACGAAACTTATCTAAACGAGCAAAACATAGATCAAAAAAAAGTATTAGAAAAATTGGTTTACCTATATTCTAATTATGAAAAGTAATAAAAAAATCCCACAAGAAAGTATCTTAATTGTTGGATTCCCAAGTAATGGTCTAATTGGCACTTTTACCATTTCTTATTTGATACATGCTTTAGATATGAAGCAGATTGGAGAGTTAGATCATCCTGATCTACCTCCCACATTATTTGTTGAAGATGGAGAAATTTTAGCTCCAATTAGAATTTATAAAAGAAACAATATTTTTGCCATAATATCTGATCTACCATTTGATCCTTATTTGGCATATGATTTTGCTGGATTAACCTTAGAATATTGTAAAACAAACATGATTAAAAAAATAATCATTGTAAGTGGCATGGAAACAATAAACAAAGATTCCAAAATGCCTAAAATCTACGGATTAGTTACTCATCAATCTTTAGAAGAAACATTATACACAAATCAAATCTCTAAATTTTTAGCAGGCTCAATTTTTGGAACAGACGCAGCAATAATATCAGTTTTTAGAAAATCAAAAATTCCAGCATTAATTTTATATGCTGAATGTCATCCATTTTTCCCTGATCCTGAGGCTTCTATCGTTTCAATTATTACTTTAGCTCAAATTTTGAATATTAAGATAGATACAACTGACATACAAAAGAAAATGGAATATCTAAGGATTCAGCGTAGAAATCTAATGGATGAAACTATTCGTACTTTACAACAACAAAAAATAGAAAATAAACCTCGAGTCCCACAGATTTATCATTGATTATATGACTGAAAACAAACAAAAAGAATTTGAAATAAGAATTATCCCATCATCAATAAGTTCATTGTTTACAGACGATGTTGAACATCAAACTCTTTCTCCTCTTTCATGTTTAATAGAATATGGAACATATTGGTTGCTTGAATTTGATCTTCCATTAGTCAATAAAAATGACATCAAAATTACATCTGATGAAAATTCTATAAGTGTAGAAGCTAAGTTAAAAGAAACGTATTTTGAAGAAAAATTTGGCAGGAAAGCAGAATTTGAATATTTTAAAAAATCTATTTCACTTCCAGGAAAAATTGATAGTAAAAAAATTACTGCAAAATTTGAAAAAGGACGATTAGAAATTATTATTCCAAAAACAACTTCTAGTAATAAAATTATAATAAATTAATTATTTGAAAAATTGATCTACTTGATCTCTGTATTTGAAAGCAATTTTTCCAAAGTCTGCAAAATCTTCCGCTGTAGGATATTTCATTCTCATTGCATATTGATTTACAAAAACAGATAATGCACTACCTACAATTAGATTGTAGACTCCATCAGCTATATTTTTTGAATAAGGAAATGCCACTTTGATAAAAGGAAGATATGTTTCAGTTTGAGAAATCATTAATTTGATATTTTTTTCAACATATTCCTGAACATCAGTTGGAATTGCCATATCTTTACTAGGATTGATTTCTTATAATGTTTTATTATTTAGACAAATTAATCGTTTTTTTGGCTTCATTTTTCAATTAATGCTTATTATCTAATTATTTGCTCTAGATACTTTTCTTTACCCTTTCTACTTCGTGGTAGACATCTTAGTTGTCTATTACAACAAGGACATGATATTCCCTCATAATCCAGAAATACTTCACAATGATTACATCTTTTTTGTCCTGCCGCATACCTTCCAATCTGTACCGGTTTTGATGCCTTGTACTTTCTACACACTCCAATACAATACGTCATTCTGACTCTCCAAATTTTCTTTTCCTATTTTCTAATTTATTTATAAAATTATTGAAAATTCTCATTTTCTCTCTCATTTTATTATTCTACAAATTTATAAAAAATAAAACCTTTGATTGCAATGCACTCAAAAACATGATAAATAAAACCCATTTTTCATTAGATTTTCTTTGGAATAAATTTTATCAACTATGATAATAAGCTAGACTAATAAATAACAAAAATTCAAATTTTTTTTATGAAAAAAATTGAGGCAATAATTAAGCGTTCTACATATCCTATCATTATAGCAGAATTAAGTAGCATGGGTTACTCCATAATGGATAAACGAAATCTAGAAGATAGTAAAATTTTTGATAAGCAAACTTCTGTGAAAGTAGGCTCCACCGGAGTTAAATCGATTCCTTTATCAAAAATAGAATTAGTTGTTTCAGAAAAAGATGCTAGAAAAGTAATTAATTTGATTTCAAAAAAATCTGGTTATACTGCAAATCAAGGAGGCAAAATTTTCATTTCCGAGATGGAAGAAGTCGTGGATATGGAAACACTAAGTGCAGAACAAGACGTTGAATCAGAAATAATACCCTCCATCCCTAAACCGGTAATCAAACGAAGTAGACTAGTTCCTCTTCAAAAATTTACATTAATGAAACTAGTAAAAGTATATGAACATAACCAAGAAAAATTACAAACAGAATATAGAATAAAATCATTTAGTGACTTTGTAAATCACTGTATAATGGGATATCTTCCAACTATTGAAAAACAATTAAAACATTCAACAATTATTTATGGAAATAATTTTAGAGAAATTTAATTAGATTGTTTCTTCGCCTTCTTGACCAGTTCCAATATCGATAGCACGTAATATTGGTGAAACAAAGATCTTTCCTACAGTTCCTTTTGTTTTAATAATGTTAATTACTTCTTCTTCTTTACTTTCTGGAATTATTACTACTATTACATATTTTTCACTGAATTGTGGTTGAAATATGGCACTTCCTTTTGCAGCATGAATTTCTGCAGGTGGTCGTTTTCCCCTTCCTCGTACTTTACCAACTGTTAAACCACCAATCTCTATTTTTCTTAGAGCCTCACTAATTGCCATCACATCATTATTCCCAAGCATTGCTTCAATTCTTAACATTTGATAACCTTGAAAGGCATTTCACAAATAATAGTTTCAGATTTTGATTATCATGTGATAATCAAATGGTTATCTAATTTCGTTATTATTAATTAGTTTTAGAGTTTCAAAAATAATGTGCCAATAGATAGTGGTGATACAGCATGGATGCTAGTAGCAGGAAGTTTAGTACTTTTGATGATACCGGCACTTGGTCTTTTTGAATCTGGTTTATTGAGAAAGAAAAATGCTGTTTCTGTATTTATGCAAATTTTCTTTGGATTAGCTTTA is drawn from Candidatus Nitrosarchaeum limnium SFB1 and contains these coding sequences:
- a CDS encoding hypothetical protein (hypothetical protein Nmar_0017), coding for MAIPTDVQEYVEKNIKLMISQTETYLPFIKVAFPYSKNIADGVYNLIVGSALSVFVNQYAMRMKYPTAEDFADFGKIAFKYRDQVDQFFK
- a CDS encoding nitrogen regulatory protein P-II, whose product is MLRIEAMLGNNDVMAISEALRKIEIGGLTVGKVRGRGKRPPAEIHAAKGSAIFQPQFSEKYVIVVIIPESKEEEVINIIKTKGTVGKIFVSPILRAIDIGTGQEGEETI
- a CDS encoding nitrogen regulatory protein P-II, with the translated sequence MKKIEAIIKRSTYPIIIAELSSMGYSIMDKRNLEDSKIFDKQTSVKVGSTGVKSIPLSKIELVVSEKDARKVINLISKKSGYTANQGGKIFISEMEEVVDMETLSAEQDVESEIIPSIPKPVIKRSRLVPLQKFTLMKLVKVYEHNQEKLQTEYRIKSFSDFVNHCIMGYLPTIEKQLKHSTIIYGNNFREI
- a CDS encoding Inosine-5-monophosphate dehydrogenase, cystathionine beta-synthase, with amino-acid sequence MKKNHISSIIVLGNNGVLEGIITKTDLASIFLTHAVSPLKVSKIMTRNVITAMPGDSLLYVESLLIHNRIARIVIQRNRIPVGIITFRDFVPAKLPFWISQSADPKEVENYKMKSSVDEFRVNQMNHLLHFKAVDIMSSNPVTIEADEDVGVAVLLMIRNGISGLPVVKKSKLVGIITKTDIVNAIASA
- a CDS encoding putative small heat shock protein: MTENKQKEFEIRIIPSSISSLFTDDVEHQTLSPLSCLIEYGTYWLLEFDLPLVNKNDIKITSDENSISVEAKLKETYFEEKFGRKAEFEYFKKSISLPGKIDSKKITAKFEKGRLEIIIPKTTSSNKIIIN
- a CDS encoding Archaeal enzymes of ATP-grasp superfamily — translated: MKSNKKIPQESILIVGFPSNGLIGTFTISYLIHALDMKQIGELDHPDLPPTLFVEDGEILAPIRIYKRNNIFAIISDLPFDPYLAYDFAGLTLEYCKTNMIKKIIIVSGMETINKDSKMPKIYGLVTHQSLEETLYTNQISKFLAGSIFGTDAAIISVFRKSKIPALILYAECHPFFPDPEASIVSIITLAQILNIKIDTTDIQKKMEYLRIQRRNLMDETIRTLQQQKIENKPRVPQIYH
- a CDS encoding hypothetical protein (hypothetical protein Nmar_0675) — its product is MITDTIHGHMKDIQSTKIKSLISKATIIEPTDTLSHVINKITKNNSYDVFYIKDKKILSTNIRALLDAKNINTMKVESFLYPIPHVTQNDSVQKVANIITHYRIREVPVVDKNKIIGVVAAQRIIKLLSSIDNKWIKASLIYTQNPITVPSDETISNARRIMTTKRIDHLPVLNQSKIKQVLTSYHILQSITPSEKQGRKSMGSKTTHALEFKIGNIGSTRIPQCSANDDLNKIINSMLKADTTCCLVNLQGTLQGIITFRDILGLLASKLETPIPLYIVGMPDDQQNVNLISSKFSKTLKRLQQVYTEIHEARVSIKQQRSGNKKEGKYEVTIMIITPHHTPLIYNSVGFDLSEVLEDLSEKLLRNLSKRAKHRSKKSIRKIGLPIF